One Triticum dicoccoides isolate Atlit2015 ecotype Zavitan chromosome 5B, WEW_v2.0, whole genome shotgun sequence genomic window carries:
- the LOC119311054 gene encoding uncharacterized protein At2g33490-like isoform X1, with protein MKSSLRKLRGFALQRHEQRVDRHRDHSTAAKAADELLAAAQDMADMRNCYDNLLAVAAAIANSSYEFSEALQEMGTCLLKRVTPTKDGINDKVLLLLGKSQFELRKLVDSYRVHVLTTITTPSQSLLNELQTVEEMKRQCDEKRELFEVLLNAQKEKGRSKNSKGDPAASEQLKQAQEDYQEEATLFLFRLKSLKQGQFRSLFTQAARHHAAQLNLFRKGVKSLEAVEPHVRLAAEQQHIDHQFSALEDEDYSVEDENDDDYNESHDGELSFDYGESKETAEAGHASRSPTEDFFDRSKGDYSSFPGERQRPVSQSAPLFPEKKLETAERVKELRRSATRKLHTYVLPTPNDVQATSQTVAGNPTSGSPIESKSVFHSSPLNPSTHMGDLRDNKLPSPARLSNAQSVLKESNTNTAEIRTMLPVVDPALPGYNNLKTSSDNKKVKRGSFSGPIPLRPRSTENIDAAAARHSSAHQPTVHVRVSPSSSPPPISSPRIKELHELPRPPTGASRNTAFSSLVAHSAPLVPNSAPLASRGHSGQDHFNFRARQTPPSAPQTASPLPTPPGPISRSFSIPSRGIRTGISDGKETEDHQDKGAARMSLSSLPSTQTFLEDRQPLPAAAESVSRT; from the exons ATGAAGTCGTCGCTGCGGAAGCTGCGGGGCTTCGCGCTGCAGCGCCACGAGCAGCGGGTGGACCGTCACCGCGACCACTCCACCGCCGCCAAGGCCGCGGacgagctcctcgccgccgcccag GATATGGCAGATATGAGGAACTGCTATGATAACTTGCTTGCCGTTGCAGCAGCAATAGCAAACAGTTCATATG AATTCTCTGAAGCACTACAAGAAATGGGGACTTGTTTACTGAAGAGAGTTACACCAACTAAAGATGGAATTAATG ATAAGGTTTTGCTGTTGCTCGGGAAATCGCAGTTTGAACTTCGGAAACTTGTAGATAGTTAT CGTGTTCATGTTCTTACTACCATTACCACTCCATCACAGTCCCTACTTAATGAGCTTCAAACTGTAGAG GAAATGAAGCGACAGTGTGATGAAAAAAG AGAATTGTTCGAAGTCTTGCTAAATGCGCAGAAAGAGAAGGGGAGATCTAAGAATTCCAAAGGCGATCCGGCTGCGTCAGAGCAATTGAAACAAGCTCAGGAAGATTATCAAGAGGAAGCAACTCTTTTTCTGTTCCGGTTAAAGTCATTGAAGCAAGGACAGTTTCGAAGTCTTTTCACACAAGCTGCTCGGCACCATGCCGCCCAG TTAAATTTATTCAGAAAGGGTGTCAAGTCTCTTGAGGCTGTGGAGCCACATGTTAGGCTTGCTGCCGAGCAACAACACATCGATCATCAGTTCAGTGCACTTGAAGATGAGGATTACTCTGTTGAAGATGAAAATGATGACGATTACAATGAGAGTCATGATGGAGAACTCTCTTTTGATTATGGAGAAAGCAAGGAAACTGCAGAAGCTGGTCATGCTTCCCGTAGTCCTACAGAG GATTTTTTTGATAGAAGCAAAGGAGATTATTCCTCTTTTCCTGGTGAAAGACAAAGACCTGTAAGCCAGTCCGCTCCACTTTTTCCTGAGAAAAAGCTTGAGACAGCAGAAAGAGTAAAAGAGCTGCGGCGTTCTGCAACGAGGAAGTTACATACTTATGTTTTGCCTACTCCAAATGATGTTCAAGCCACCTCTCAGACAGTCGCGGGAAATCCTACGAGTGGATCTCCTATAGAGAGCAAaagtgttttccattcatctccgctCAACCCAAGCACACATATGGGAGATTTGAGAGACAATAAGCTACCAAGTCCTGCCAGATTATCTAATGCACAGTCTGTGCTGAAAGAAAGCAATACCAATACAGCAGAAATAAGGACAATGCTCCCAGTTGTTGATCCGGCTTTACCAGGCTATAACAATTTGAAGACTTCTTCTGACAACAAAAAAGTGAAGAGGGGGTCCTTTTCTGGTCCGATTCCTCTCCGACCAAGGTCAACAGAGAATATTGATGCCGCCGCCGCAAGGCACAGCTCTGCACATCAGCCAACAGTTCATGTGAGAGTGTCACCCAGTTCCTCCCCGCCACCCATATCGTCACCCAGAATTAAGGAGCTTCACGAGCTACCACGACCGCCCACTGGTGCGTCAAGAAATACAGCATTTTCTAGTTTAGTCGCCCACTCTGCGCCGTTGGTACCAAATTCTGCCCCGTTGGCATCCAGAGGCCACTCAGGGCAGGACCATTTTAATTTTAGGGCCAGGCAAACACCACCAAGTGCTCCACAAACTGCATCGCCTCTACCAACACCGCCTGGGCCTATATCCCGTAGTTTCTCTATACCCTCTAGGGGCATTAGAACAGGTATTTCAGATGGCAAAGAAACAGAAGATCATCAAGATAAAGGGGCCGCTAGAATGAGTCTCTCTTCTCTTCCTTCAACACAAACATTCTTGGAGGATCGTCAACCTTTGCCAGCAGCTGCCGAGTCAGTTAGCAGAACATAG
- the LOC119311054 gene encoding uncharacterized protein At2g33490-like isoform X2 encodes MPPDKVLLLLGKSQFELRKLVDSYRVHVLTTITTPSQSLLNELQTVEEMKRQCDEKRELFEVLLNAQKEKGRSKNSKGDPAASEQLKQAQEDYQEEATLFLFRLKSLKQGQFRSLFTQAARHHAAQLNLFRKGVKSLEAVEPHVRLAAEQQHIDHQFSALEDEDYSVEDENDDDYNESHDGELSFDYGESKETAEAGHASRSPTEDFFDRSKGDYSSFPGERQRPVSQSAPLFPEKKLETAERVKELRRSATRKLHTYVLPTPNDVQATSQTVAGNPTSGSPIESKSVFHSSPLNPSTHMGDLRDNKLPSPARLSNAQSVLKESNTNTAEIRTMLPVVDPALPGYNNLKTSSDNKKVKRGSFSGPIPLRPRSTENIDAAAARHSSAHQPTVHVRVSPSSSPPPISSPRIKELHELPRPPTGASRNTAFSSLVAHSAPLVPNSAPLASRGHSGQDHFNFRARQTPPSAPQTASPLPTPPGPISRSFSIPSRGIRTGISDGKETEDHQDKGAARMSLSSLPSTQTFLEDRQPLPAAAESVSRT; translated from the exons ATGCCCCCAGATAAGGTTTTGCTGTTGCTCGGGAAATCGCAGTTTGAACTTCGGAAACTTGTAGATAGTTAT CGTGTTCATGTTCTTACTACCATTACCACTCCATCACAGTCCCTACTTAATGAGCTTCAAACTGTAGAG GAAATGAAGCGACAGTGTGATGAAAAAAG AGAATTGTTCGAAGTCTTGCTAAATGCGCAGAAAGAGAAGGGGAGATCTAAGAATTCCAAAGGCGATCCGGCTGCGTCAGAGCAATTGAAACAAGCTCAGGAAGATTATCAAGAGGAAGCAACTCTTTTTCTGTTCCGGTTAAAGTCATTGAAGCAAGGACAGTTTCGAAGTCTTTTCACACAAGCTGCTCGGCACCATGCCGCCCAG TTAAATTTATTCAGAAAGGGTGTCAAGTCTCTTGAGGCTGTGGAGCCACATGTTAGGCTTGCTGCCGAGCAACAACACATCGATCATCAGTTCAGTGCACTTGAAGATGAGGATTACTCTGTTGAAGATGAAAATGATGACGATTACAATGAGAGTCATGATGGAGAACTCTCTTTTGATTATGGAGAAAGCAAGGAAACTGCAGAAGCTGGTCATGCTTCCCGTAGTCCTACAGAG GATTTTTTTGATAGAAGCAAAGGAGATTATTCCTCTTTTCCTGGTGAAAGACAAAGACCTGTAAGCCAGTCCGCTCCACTTTTTCCTGAGAAAAAGCTTGAGACAGCAGAAAGAGTAAAAGAGCTGCGGCGTTCTGCAACGAGGAAGTTACATACTTATGTTTTGCCTACTCCAAATGATGTTCAAGCCACCTCTCAGACAGTCGCGGGAAATCCTACGAGTGGATCTCCTATAGAGAGCAAaagtgttttccattcatctccgctCAACCCAAGCACACATATGGGAGATTTGAGAGACAATAAGCTACCAAGTCCTGCCAGATTATCTAATGCACAGTCTGTGCTGAAAGAAAGCAATACCAATACAGCAGAAATAAGGACAATGCTCCCAGTTGTTGATCCGGCTTTACCAGGCTATAACAATTTGAAGACTTCTTCTGACAACAAAAAAGTGAAGAGGGGGTCCTTTTCTGGTCCGATTCCTCTCCGACCAAGGTCAACAGAGAATATTGATGCCGCCGCCGCAAGGCACAGCTCTGCACATCAGCCAACAGTTCATGTGAGAGTGTCACCCAGTTCCTCCCCGCCACCCATATCGTCACCCAGAATTAAGGAGCTTCACGAGCTACCACGACCGCCCACTGGTGCGTCAAGAAATACAGCATTTTCTAGTTTAGTCGCCCACTCTGCGCCGTTGGTACCAAATTCTGCCCCGTTGGCATCCAGAGGCCACTCAGGGCAGGACCATTTTAATTTTAGGGCCAGGCAAACACCACCAAGTGCTCCACAAACTGCATCGCCTCTACCAACACCGCCTGGGCCTATATCCCGTAGTTTCTCTATACCCTCTAGGGGCATTAGAACAGGTATTTCAGATGGCAAAGAAACAGAAGATCATCAAGATAAAGGGGCCGCTAGAATGAGTCTCTCTTCTCTTCCTTCAACACAAACATTCTTGGAGGATCGTCAACCTTTGCCAGCAGCTGCCGAGTCAGTTAGCAGAACATAG